Proteins encoded together in one Camelina sativa cultivar DH55 chromosome 9, Cs, whole genome shotgun sequence window:
- the LOC104715270 gene encoding ABC transporter G family member 19-like — MDVHNTFLHGDLEEEVYMKLPPGFKCSDPTKVCHLRKSLYGLKQAPRCCFAKLSTALHQFGFTQSYADYSLFTLKHGASVIHFRVVQMDFAFLNVSMHWIFLKKQQPTVAHWEAALRLVNYLKGSLAQGILLRSDSVLHLSAYYDSDYNACPLTRRSLSAYVTYLGNYPISWKTKKQNTVSSSSVEAEYRAMGCTLKEIVWLKALLQDLGVAHTAPDWNSSSKNITTQRIVLSDNNDISPIGSPTLAELLKDCDSFRKEDSGNPARSDDPAHHTIDVEALHVQPVPFVLAFNNLQYDVTLRQGFGFSRKSSVKTLLDDVSGEACDGDILAVLGASGAGKSTLIDALAGRVAERSLRGSVTLNGEKILQSRLLKVISAYVMQDDLLFPMLTVRETLVFASEFRLPRVLSKAKKMERVETLIDQLGLRNAVDTVIGDEGHRGVSGGERRRVSIGIDIIHDPIVLFLDEPTSGLDSTNAFMVVQVLKRIAKSGSIVIMSIHQPSARIVDLLDRLIILSRGKSVFSGSPTSLPRFFSDFGHPIPEKENITEFALDLIRQFEGSTEGTKELVEFNKKWEQNKLKLSQSARATPQTTPHQGLSLKEAIKASVSRGKLVSGTSGFNPIAIESIASYANPSFFETLILAKRYIKNWIRMPELMGTRIAMVMVTAILLATVYWNLDNTPRGAQERSTFFAFVVPTMFYCCLDNIPVFIQERYIFLRETTHNAYRTSSYVISHSLVSLPQLIAPSLVFASITFWTVGLSGGLEGFFFYSLIIYASFWSGSSVVTFISGVVPNIMISYMVTIAYVAYCLLLSGFYVNRDRIPFYWIWFHYISPLKYPYEAVLINEFDDPLRCFVKGVQVFDGTLLGGVSYSRKIKLLETLSRSLKTKITESTCLKTGSNLLAQQGITQLSKWDCLWITLASGLFFRILFYFALLFGSRNKRT; from the exons ATGGATGTTCACAATACTTTTCTTCATGGCGATCTTGAGGAGGAAGTGTATATGAAGTTGCCACCCGGTTTTAAATGTTCTGATCCTACTAAGGTTTGTCATCTACGAAAGTCTTTATACGGTCTCAAACAAGCTCCACGATGCTGCTTTGCCAAGTTGTCTACTGCTCTTCATCAGTTTGGTTTTACTCAGAGCTATGCTGATTACTCTCTCTTCACTCTCAAGCATGGTGCCTCAGTCATTCAT TTTCGTGTGGTCCAGATGGATTTTGCCTTTCTCAACGTAAGTATGCATTGGATATTCTTAAAGAAACAG CAACCAACTGTGGCTCATTGGGAGGCTGCGCTTCGTCTTGTCAATTATCTCAAAGGATCGCTCGCTCAAGGAATCTTACTTCGGTCTGATAGTGTCCTACATCTTTCTGCCTACTACGACTCTGACTATAATGCATGCCCTCTAACTCGTCGTTCTCTCTCGGCTTATGTCACTTATTTGGGCAACTATCCTATTTcttggaaaacaaagaaacaaaatactGTCTCAAGTTCTTCCGTTGAAGCTGAGTATCGAGCAATGGGGTGCACTCTTAAGGAAATCGTGTGGTTAAAAGCTCTTCTCCAAGATCTTGGTGTTGCTCACACCGCTCCT GATTGGAACTCTAGCTCTAAAAACATTACGACGCAACGTATTGTTTTGTCGGACAACAATGATATCTCTCCCATCGGATCACCTACGCTAGCCGAGTTGCTAAAAGACTGCGACAGTTTCCGGAAGGAAGATTCTGGCAACCCCGCCAGAAGCGACGATCCAGCTCATCACACGATAGATGTCGAAGCCTTACATGTACAACCAGTACCGTTCGTATTAGCCTTTAACAATCTTCAATACGATGTCACACTTCGTCAGGGGTTTGGTTTCTCACGGAAAAGCTCCGTGAAGACTCTACTCGATGATGTTTCCGGTGAGGCTTGTGACGGCGATATTCTAGCCGTTCTTGGTGCAAGCGGAGCAGGGAAGTCCACTTTGATCGACGCCTTAGCGGGGAGGGTTGCGGAGAGGAGCTTGAGAGGCTCAGTAACACTTAACGGAGAGAAGATTTTGCAATCTCGATTGTTGAAAGTTATATCAGCGTATGTGATGCAAGACGATCTTCTTTTTCCGATGCTTACTGTTAGAGAAACCCTAGTTTTCGCTTCCGAGTTTCGTCTTCCAAGAGTCTTGTCCAAAGCCAAGAAGATGGAACGTGTTGAAACCCTAATTGACCAATTAGGGCTCAGAAATGCGGTGGATACAGTGATCGGAGATGAAGGACACCGTGGAGTCTCTGGTGGAGAGCGACGACGTGTTTCAATAGGAATCGATATTATCCACGATCCAatcgttttgtttcttgatgaaCCTACGTCCGGGCTAGATTCCACCAACGCGTTTATGGTGGTGCAAGTTCTTAAACGAATAGCTAAGAGTGGCAGCATTGTGATTATGTCGATCCATCAACCAAGTGCTCGTATTGTAGATTTGCTTGATCGGCTTATCATCTTATCTCGCGGCAAGAGTGTGTTCAGTGGATCTCCAACAAGTCTTCCTCGATTCTTCTCTGACTTCGGTCATCCGATTCCTGAGAAAGAGAACATCACAGAGTTCGCACTTGATTTGATTCGACAATTTGAAGGATCCACTGAAGGAACCAAAGAGTTAGTAGAATTCAACAAAAAGTGGGAGCAGAACAAGCTCAAACTCAGCCAATCAGCTCGAGCCACCCCACAAACCACACCTCACCAAGGTTTATCCTTAAAAGAAGCGATCAAAGCGAGTGTTTCAAGAGGCAAACTAGTCTCAGGCACATCTGGATTCAATCCCATTGCCATAGAATCAATAGCTTCATATGCCAATCCATCATTTTTTGAAACACTCATCTTAGCCAAACGGTACATTAAAAACTGGATCCGGATGCCCGAACTCATGGGAACACGGATCGCTATGGTTATGGTGACCGCTATTCTCCTAGCCACTGTGTACTGGAATCTAGACAACACTCCAAGAGGTGCACAAGAGAGATCGACATTCTTTGCATTCGTCGTGCCCACAATGTTCTACTGTTGTTTAGACAATATCCCAGTTTTTATTCAAGAACGATACATTTTCTTGAGAGAGACAACGCACAACGCGTACAGAACATCTTCTTATGTCATATCTCACTCTTTGGTGTCCTTGCCTCAACTAATTGCCCCTTCCTTAGTCTTTGCCTCGATCACATTCTGGACCGTTGGTTTGAGCGGCGGGTTagaaggtttcttcttttattccCTTATAATCTACGCCTCCTTCTGGTCTGGATCCTCTGTCGTTACTTTCATATCCGGCGTTGTTCCGAATATCATGATAAGTTACATGGTCACTATTGCCTATGTTGCTTATTGTTTACTGCTGAGTGGATTCTACGTCAATCGAGATCGGATACCATTTTATTGGATATGGTTTCATTACATTTCACCTCTCAAGTATCCGTACGAGGCTGTATTAATCAATGAGTTTGATGACCCGTTACGTTGCTTTGTTAAGGGAGTCCAAGTATTCGACGGTACTCTTCTTGGAGGTGTGTCTTATTCTAGGAAGATAAAGCTCCTTGAAACTCTGAGTAGATCGTTGAAAACCAAGATAACGGAGTCCACATGCTTGAAGACAGGGTCTAATTTACTCGCACAACAAGGTATTACTCAATTGAGCAAGTGGGATTGCTTGTGGATCACGTTGGCTTCCGGTCTCTTCTTTAGGATCTTGTTTTACTTCGCCTTGCTGTTTGGCAGCAGAAATAAGAGAACGTGA
- the LOC104710967 gene encoding xyloglucan endotransglucosylase/hydrolase protein 31-like: MALSLILLALLVLCPSGGHSQRSPSPGYYPSSRVPTSPFDREFQTLWGSQHQRREQDVVTLWLDKSTGSGFKSIRPYRSGYFGASIKLQPGFTAGVDTSLYLSNNQEHPGDHDEVDIEFLGTTPGKPYSLQTNVFARGSGDRNVIGREMKFTLWFDPTQDFHHYAILWNPNQIVFFVDDVPIRTYNRKNEATFPTRPMWVYGSIWDASDWATENGRIKADYRYQPFVAKYKNFKLAGCTADSSSSCRPPSPAPFRNQGLSRQQMAAMTWAQRNFLVYNYCHDPKRDHTQTPEC; encoded by the exons ATGGCTTTGTCTCTTATCCTTCTAGCTCTCTTAGTGTTATGCCCTAGTGGTGGTCACAGCCAGCGTTCTCCTTCGCCAGGATACTACCCGAGTTCCCGAGTACCGACTTCACCTTTTGATCGTGAATTTCAAACTCTATGGGGCTCTCAACACCAACGTCGAGAGCAAGACGTTGTTACTCTTTGGCTCGACAAATCCACTG GGAGTGGGTTCAAGTCTATTCGTCCATACCGGTCGGGCTACTTTGGTGCTTCCATAAAGCTCCAACCAGGCTTCACGGCTGGAGTTGATACGTCCCTCTAC CTATCAAACAACCAAGAGCATCCTGGAGACCACGATGAGGTCGATATCGAGTTTCTAGGGACGACGCCAGGGAAACCTTATTCTCTTCAAACAAATGTATTCGCTAGAGGAAGTGGCGACCGAAATGTCATTGGGAGAGAAATGAAATTTACCTTGTGGTTCGACCCTACTCAAGATTTTCACCATTACGCAATTTTGTGGAACCCTAACCAAATTGT ATTCTTCGTAGATGATGTACCGATACGTACATATAATAGAAAGAATGAAGCTACGTTCCCCACAAGACCGATGTGGGTTTACGGATCGATATGGGATGCATCAGATTGGGCCACGGAAAATGGAAGGATCAAAGCTGACTATCGATACCAACCATTTGTGGCTAAGTACAAAAACTTTAAGCTAGCCGGATGCACAGCCGATAGCAGTAGCTCATGCAGACCGCCATCGCCTGCACCATTCCGCAACCAAGGGTTGAGCCGGCAGCAAATGGCAGCCATGACATGGGCACAGAGGAACTTCTTGGTCTATAACTATTGCCATGACCCGAAAAGAGACCATACCCAAACACCAGAAtgttaa